Proteins encoded together in one bacterium window:
- a CDS encoding NUDIX hydrolase, with the protein MNRSHYGDYREKNIQMKGRNMPEIPDRELSVESGAWKRRSSRLVYENQWMKLHEDQVTTPSGTDGVYGWLELQEAVVVLAISEKDEVVLIGQERYPVQEYSWELIEGGIESSETPLQAARRELKEEAGIIPASLIPLGSPFHIANTRTNELAHVFLATGLEFGNAQPEETEVLQQMRLPVEEVYEMVDDGTIRDSLSIIALLRYRVLFSR; encoded by the coding sequence TTGAATCGAAGTCATTACGGCGATTATCGAGAAAAAAATATTCAGATGAAGGGAAGAAACATGCCTGAAATACCTGACAGGGAGTTATCTGTTGAAAGTGGGGCATGGAAGCGAAGATCCTCTCGACTGGTGTATGAGAACCAGTGGATGAAGCTCCATGAAGATCAAGTAACTACGCCGTCTGGAACGGATGGGGTGTATGGCTGGTTGGAGTTGCAAGAAGCGGTTGTCGTCCTAGCAATTTCAGAGAAGGATGAAGTGGTACTCATTGGACAGGAGCGTTATCCAGTACAGGAGTATTCATGGGAGTTGATTGAAGGTGGTATCGAATCAAGTGAGACACCTCTTCAGGCTGCTCGTCGGGAATTAAAGGAGGAGGCAGGAATTATTCCAGCCTCGCTCATTCCTTTGGGTTCTCCCTTTCATATCGCAAATACGCGGACCAATGAATTGGCGCATGTATTTCTTGCCACTGGTTTAGAATTTGGGAATGCTCAACCGGAAGAAACTGAGGTTCTCCAGCAAATGCGACTCCCAGTAGAGGAAGTATATGAGATGGTTGATGATGGGACTATCAGAGACTCATTAAGTATAATAGCCTTATTACGGTATCGTGTTCTCTTTTCTCGATAA